A region of Bradyrhizobium sp. SZCCHNS1050 DNA encodes the following proteins:
- a CDS encoding MexW/MexI family multidrug efflux RND transporter permease subunit — MRFTDIFIKRPVLSVVVSLLILLLGLRAAFVLPIRQYPKLSNTVVNVTTVYPGASADLMQGFITTPLEQAVASAEGVDYITSSSVQGTSTIQVFIKLNFDPNQALTEVLAKVNSVRYLIPKESNDPIVTKTTGQTTSVMYLGFSSEELSGSAISDYLTRVVQPVLSTVDGVAAANILGGQTFAMRIWLNPEKMAGRNVSPTDVAAAIAANNFQSAAGQAKGYFIVSNVTTNTGLTDVNQFKRMIVKAKDGGFVRMEDIATVELAAQSTDASVAFNGERAIFIGVDATPQGNPLNIVKGVRALFPDLERNLPPSMKMKVAYDSTKFIQSSIDEVEHTLGEAVLIVIVVIFLFLASLRSVIIPVVTIPLSLIGVCTMMLALGFSINLLTLLAMVLAIGLVVDDAIVVVENIHRHLEEGKAPVQAALQGAREIVGPVVSMTITLAAVYAPIGFLGGLTGSLFREFAFTLAGSVIVSGVIALTLSPMMCSVLLRSAEEGRFARLVNRVFGAMTRWYGRQLDRSLDYRPVTALFALTILGLVGFLYMHTSKELAPEEDQGIVFSITKAPKYANIDYINFYTDKVDKAFQKFPETDLRFVLNGILGPQGGFAGMLLKPWDERTRSSIKLKPLVQAELSKIEGINAFAFNLPALPGGPGGLPVQMVISSTSGFQAVYEQMAKLKDAARKSGMFIVSDSDLEFNQPVVKVWINRSKASDLGITMQSIGNTLAVLLGGNYINRFNLEGRSYQVIPQVPRDKRISPESLSGYYVATSAGQQVPLSTVVNIETATDPNSLTHFNQLNSATFSAVPMPGVTVGQAVDFLEKQAKNLPSGFSHDYLADARQYVQEGNQLAITFGFALIIIFLVLAAQFESLRDPLVIMISVPMAIVGALIPLFFGLATMNIYTQVGLLTLVGLITKHGILMVEFANELQLNEGMDRRAAIETSARIRLRPILMTTAAMVTGLIPLLTATGAGAASRFSIGLVVVAGMSIGTLFTLFVLPAVYTVIATNHQAAAKSLRARQIAQFDAETDHALKAT, encoded by the coding sequence CGTGACGACCGTCTATCCCGGCGCCTCCGCCGATCTGATGCAGGGCTTCATCACCACGCCCTTGGAGCAGGCGGTCGCATCAGCCGAGGGCGTCGACTACATCACCTCGTCCTCGGTGCAGGGCACCAGCACGATCCAGGTGTTCATCAAGCTCAATTTCGATCCGAACCAGGCGCTCACCGAGGTGCTCGCCAAGGTGAACTCGGTCCGCTACCTCATTCCGAAGGAATCCAACGATCCCATCGTCACCAAGACGACGGGACAGACGACCTCGGTGATGTATCTCGGCTTCTCCAGCGAGGAGCTGTCGGGCTCGGCGATATCAGACTATCTGACGCGCGTGGTGCAGCCGGTGCTGTCGACGGTCGACGGCGTCGCCGCGGCGAACATTCTCGGCGGCCAGACCTTTGCGATGCGGATCTGGCTGAACCCCGAGAAGATGGCCGGCCGCAACGTGTCGCCGACCGACGTCGCGGCAGCGATCGCGGCCAACAACTTCCAGTCCGCGGCCGGACAGGCGAAGGGCTATTTCATCGTCTCCAACGTCACGACCAACACCGGCCTCACCGACGTCAACCAGTTCAAGCGGATGATCGTCAAGGCCAAGGACGGCGGCTTCGTGCGGATGGAGGACATCGCCACCGTCGAGCTGGCGGCGCAGAGCACCGATGCCAGCGTCGCCTTCAACGGCGAGCGCGCCATCTTCATCGGCGTCGACGCGACGCCGCAGGGCAACCCGCTCAACATCGTCAAGGGCGTGCGCGCGCTGTTCCCGGACCTCGAGCGCAATTTGCCGCCGTCGATGAAGATGAAGGTGGCCTACGATTCCACCAAGTTCATCCAGTCGTCGATCGACGAGGTCGAGCACACGCTCGGCGAGGCCGTGCTGATCGTCATCGTGGTCATCTTCCTGTTCCTGGCGTCGCTGCGTTCGGTCATCATTCCCGTCGTGACGATCCCGCTGTCCCTGATCGGCGTCTGCACGATGATGCTGGCGCTCGGCTTCAGCATCAACCTGCTGACCCTGCTGGCGATGGTGCTGGCGATCGGCCTCGTCGTCGACGACGCCATCGTGGTGGTGGAGAACATCCATCGCCATCTGGAGGAGGGCAAGGCGCCGGTGCAGGCCGCATTGCAGGGCGCCCGCGAGATCGTCGGCCCCGTCGTCTCGATGACGATCACGCTGGCTGCGGTGTATGCCCCGATCGGCTTCCTCGGCGGTCTCACCGGCTCGCTGTTCCGCGAATTCGCGTTCACGCTCGCCGGCTCGGTCATCGTCTCCGGCGTCATCGCGCTGACCCTGTCGCCGATGATGTGCTCGGTGCTGCTGCGCAGCGCCGAGGAGGGCCGCTTCGCGCGGCTCGTCAACCGCGTGTTCGGCGCGATGACGCGCTGGTACGGCCGCCAGCTCGACCGCTCGCTCGACTACCGGCCGGTGACGGCGCTGTTCGCGCTGACGATCCTCGGCCTCGTCGGCTTCCTCTACATGCACACCTCGAAGGAGCTGGCGCCGGAGGAGGATCAGGGCATCGTGTTCTCGATCACCAAGGCACCGAAATACGCCAACATCGACTACATCAACTTCTACACCGACAAGGTCGACAAGGCGTTCCAGAAGTTCCCCGAGACCGACCTTCGCTTCGTTCTGAACGGCATCCTCGGCCCGCAGGGCGGCTTTGCCGGCATGCTGCTCAAGCCCTGGGACGAGCGCACGCGCTCCTCGATCAAGCTGAAGCCGCTGGTGCAGGCGGAGCTGTCCAAGATCGAGGGCATCAACGCCTTCGCCTTCAACCTGCCGGCGCTGCCGGGCGGCCCCGGCGGCCTGCCGGTGCAGATGGTGATCAGCTCGACCAGCGGCTTCCAGGCGGTCTATGAGCAGATGGCCAAGCTGAAGGACGCCGCCCGCAAGAGCGGCATGTTCATCGTCTCCGACAGCGACCTCGAGTTCAATCAGCCGGTGGTCAAGGTCTGGATCAATCGCAGCAAGGCGAGCGATCTCGGCATCACCATGCAGTCGATCGGCAACACGCTGGCCGTACTGCTCGGCGGCAACTACATCAACCGCTTCAACCTCGAGGGCCGCTCCTATCAGGTGATTCCGCAGGTGCCGCGTGACAAGCGGATCTCGCCGGAATCGCTGTCCGGCTACTATGTCGCGACCTCGGCCGGCCAGCAGGTGCCGCTGTCGACCGTCGTCAATATCGAGACCGCGACCGACCCGAACTCGCTGACGCATTTCAACCAGCTCAACTCGGCGACCTTCTCCGCCGTGCCGATGCCGGGCGTCACCGTCGGGCAGGCGGTCGACTTCCTGGAGAAGCAGGCCAAGAACCTGCCGTCCGGCTTCAGCCACGACTATCTCGCCGACGCCCGTCAATACGTCCAGGAGGGCAATCAGCTCGCCATCACCTTCGGCTTCGCGCTGATCATCATCTTCCTGGTGCTGGCGGCGCAGTTCGAGAGCCTGCGCGATCCGCTGGTGATCATGATCAGCGTGCCCATGGCGATCGTCGGCGCGCTGATCCCGCTGTTCTTCGGGCTGGCGACCATGAACATCTACACCCAGGTCGGCCTGCTGACGCTGGTCGGCCTGATCACCAAGCACGGCATCCTGATGGTGGAGTTCGCCAACGAGCTGCAGCTCAACGAGGGGATGGACCGCCGCGCCGCCATCGAGACGTCCGCGCGCATCCGCCTGCGGCCGATCCTGATGACCACGGCGGCGATGGTCACCGGCCTGATCCCGCTGTTGACCGCGACCGGCGCCGGCGCCGCCAGCCGCTTCTCGATCGGCCTCGTCGTCGTCGCCGGCATGTCGATCGGCACCTTGTTCACACTGTTCGTGCTGCCGGCCGTCTACACCGTCATCGCCACCAACCACCAGGCCGCCGCCAAGTCGCTGCGCGCCCGGCAGATCGCCCAGTTCGACGCCGAGACCGACCACGCGCTGAAGGCGACGTGA
- a CDS encoding ABC transporter permease, whose translation MQRTLRRLVKRKGAMVGLCLITAFILLAVLAPVVAPYDPIKTSWALVRKAPSAAHWFGTDDLGRDVLARVIYGARASLLAGAISVAIALAIGVPIGIIAGYRGGFLDALISRITDAMLACPFLILAIALAAFLGPSLGNAMIAIGISATPIFVRLTRGEVMSVKVEEYVEAARSVGDTDLQIAVRHILPNIMPALLVQATLSVAAAIIAEAALSFLGLGQQPPAPSWGSMLNAAQRFLTNAPWMAIWPGLAIFLVVLSLNLLGDGLRDALDPQQEE comes from the coding sequence ATGCAGCGCACCTTGCGCCGACTGGTGAAGCGCAAAGGCGCCATGGTCGGGCTCTGCCTGATCACGGCCTTCATCCTGCTCGCCGTGCTCGCGCCGGTGGTGGCGCCCTACGATCCCATCAAGACGAGCTGGGCGCTGGTGCGCAAGGCGCCATCGGCGGCGCATTGGTTCGGCACCGACGATCTCGGCCGCGACGTGCTGGCCCGTGTGATCTACGGCGCGCGGGCCTCGCTGCTGGCCGGAGCGATCTCGGTCGCCATCGCGCTGGCGATCGGCGTCCCGATCGGCATAATCGCAGGCTACCGCGGCGGCTTCCTCGATGCTCTGATCAGCCGCATCACCGACGCGATGCTGGCCTGCCCGTTCCTGATCCTGGCGATCGCGCTGGCGGCATTCCTGGGGCCGAGCCTCGGCAATGCCATGATCGCGATCGGCATCTCGGCGACGCCGATCTTCGTCCGGCTGACCCGCGGCGAGGTGATGAGCGTCAAGGTCGAGGAATATGTCGAGGCCGCCCGCAGCGTCGGCGATACCGACCTGCAGATCGCGGTCAGGCACATCCTGCCGAACATCATGCCGGCGCTATTGGTGCAGGCGACGCTGTCGGTCGCCGCCGCCATCATCGCCGAGGCAGCGCTGTCATTCCTAGGCCTGGGCCAGCAGCCGCCCGCCCCGTCCTGGGGCAGCATGCTCAACGCCGCCCAGCGCTTCCTCACCAACGCGCCGTGGATGGCGATCTGGCCCGGCCTTGCGATCTTCCTCGTCGTGCTGTCGCTCAACCTCCTCGGCGACGGCCTGCGCGACGCGCTCGATCCGCAGCAGGAAGAGTGA
- a CDS encoding DUF1028 domain-containing protein, translated as MTWSIIAKDDLTGRIGIAVATRFFAVGARVPFIVAGHGGIATQALVNPYYGIDGVTLLRDGRHPREIVQLLTSADPGRESRQLHILDHNGQIAAHTGRDCIGWCGHLEGRGFSIAGNMLAGPQVLNETANAFIASHALPFAERLIAAMKAGEAAGGDKRGKQSAALLVHGKEEWSELDLRVDDHADPLAELARLEGVSRKHWAVFRQFMPTRDNPAGITDRATIDAGIAAALANQT; from the coding sequence ATGACCTGGTCGATCATTGCCAAGGACGATCTCACCGGCCGGATCGGCATCGCCGTCGCCACCCGCTTCTTCGCCGTCGGCGCGCGCGTGCCCTTCATCGTCGCCGGCCACGGCGGCATCGCCACACAGGCGCTGGTCAATCCCTATTACGGCATCGACGGCGTCACGCTGCTGCGCGACGGCCGGCATCCGCGCGAGATCGTGCAACTGCTGACATCTGCCGATCCCGGCCGCGAGAGCCGCCAGCTCCACATCCTCGATCACAACGGCCAGATTGCCGCCCACACCGGCCGCGACTGCATCGGCTGGTGCGGCCATCTCGAAGGCCGTGGCTTTTCGATTGCCGGCAACATGCTGGCCGGCCCGCAGGTGCTGAACGAAACCGCGAACGCGTTTATCGCCAGCCACGCCCTGCCCTTCGCGGAGCGTCTGATCGCGGCCATGAAGGCCGGTGAGGCGGCCGGCGGTGACAAGCGCGGCAAACAGTCGGCCGCCCTCCTGGTCCACGGCAAGGAGGAGTGGTCCGAGCTCGATCTGCGTGTCGACGATCACGCCGATCCGCTCGCCGAGCTCGCACGCCTGGAGGGCGTCAGCCGCAAGCATTGGGCGGTGTTCCGGCAGTTCATGCCGACGCGCGACAATCCGGCTGGGATTACGGATCGCGCCACGATTGATGCCGGCATCGCCGCCGCGCTCGCGAACCAGACATGA
- a CDS encoding ABC transporter permease, with product MLTFLARRIAQIIPTLIFVSILIFSLQQLLPGDPALVMAGEERDPAVIEQIRKQYRLDQPLPVQYGYWIKGVLSGDFGESLRIKMPVRDLILQKLPVTLQLASMAIVIAFLIGIPAGIVSAVKRGTAWDYAANLFALWGISTPNFWLGIMLIFLFSIQLGWLPASGYVSPAEDWRASLAATIMPAFVLGNAIAAILMRHTRSAMLQVLSSDYIRTARAKGISERQVILRHALRNALTPVITLGALELGTLLSGAVLTEQIFSIPGFGKLIVDAVFNRDYAVVQGVVLVTATVYIMLNLIADLAYVLVNPRLRS from the coding sequence ATGCTGACGTTCCTCGCCCGCCGCATCGCCCAGATCATCCCGACGCTGATCTTTGTCTCCATCCTCATCTTCTCGCTGCAACAGCTCCTGCCCGGCGACCCCGCGCTGGTGATGGCCGGCGAGGAGCGCGATCCCGCGGTGATCGAGCAGATCCGCAAGCAGTATCGCCTCGACCAGCCGCTTCCGGTTCAGTACGGCTACTGGATCAAGGGCGTGCTCTCGGGCGATTTCGGCGAGTCGCTGCGCATCAAGATGCCGGTGCGCGATCTCATCCTGCAGAAGCTCCCCGTAACCCTGCAGCTCGCCTCGATGGCGATCGTGATCGCGTTCCTGATCGGCATTCCCGCCGGCATCGTTTCCGCCGTGAAGCGCGGAACCGCCTGGGACTATGCCGCCAACCTGTTTGCGCTGTGGGGCATCTCGACGCCGAACTTCTGGCTCGGCATCATGCTGATCTTCCTGTTCTCGATCCAGCTCGGCTGGCTGCCCGCCTCCGGTTACGTCTCGCCCGCCGAGGACTGGCGGGCCAGTCTCGCCGCCACCATCATGCCGGCCTTCGTGCTCGGCAATGCCATCGCCGCGATCCTGATGCGCCACACCCGCAGCGCGATGCTGCAGGTCCTGAGCAGCGACTACATTCGCACCGCGCGCGCCAAGGGCATCTCCGAACGCCAGGTCATCCTGCGCCACGCGCTGCGCAATGCCCTGACGCCGGTGATCACGCTGGGCGCGCTCGAGCTCGGGACGCTGTTGTCCGGCGCCGTGCTGACCGAGCAGATCTTCTCGATCCCCGGCTTCGGCAAGCTGATCGTCGATGCCGTGTTCAATCGCGACTACGCCGTCGTGCAGGGCGTCGTGCTGGTCACCGCCACCGTCTACATCATGCTGAACCTGATCGCCGATCTCGCCTATGTCCTCGTCAATCCGCGGCTGAGGAGCTGA
- a CDS encoding ABC transporter substrate-binding protein gives MRNWCLAAVAAVAVVSWGPAAQAQTTLRIGLAEDPDVLDPTMARTYVGRIVFAATCDKLFDIDDKLNIVPQLALSQQTSADGKEVTIKLRPGVKFHDGEPFDAEAAKFSLDRHLTFPGSFRKPELASLDHVDVVDPLTIKLVLKAPFSPLIAQLTDRAGMMVSPKAAKEAGDKFGLHPVCAGPYKFVERVQQDRIVFEKFADYWNKDNVFIGRIVYQPIVDATVRLANLKSGGLDMIERLLATDIKDVTSDKRLKLSTATSLGYRGLTLNIGKDKTKGPLSQSAKVRQALDLSIDREALNQVVFNGEFKPGNQFVNPENPYYQAAFPVRGRDVEKAKALLKEAGVTPPVAVDFMVPKESESEAAAQVLQAMAAEAGFDLKIRITEFATSLKQAEAGEYQAFMLEWSGRSDPDGNTYNHLHSGAALNYSAWSNAAADKALEDARLVTDQAKRKAIYETLVKEQQADEPILYLYHRKFLFAQTTKLEGFKPMPDGLLRVVGLKLK, from the coding sequence ATGAGGAACTGGTGCTTGGCCGCGGTCGCGGCCGTTGCCGTGGTCTCTTGGGGGCCTGCCGCACAGGCGCAGACCACCTTGCGCATCGGCCTTGCCGAGGACCCCGATGTTCTCGATCCGACCATGGCCCGCACCTATGTCGGCCGCATCGTCTTCGCCGCGACCTGCGACAAGCTGTTCGACATCGACGACAAGCTCAACATCGTGCCGCAGCTCGCGCTGTCGCAGCAGACCTCCGCCGACGGCAAGGAGGTCACCATCAAGCTCCGGCCCGGTGTCAAGTTTCATGACGGCGAGCCGTTCGACGCCGAGGCCGCCAAATTCTCGCTCGACCGCCACCTCACCTTCCCCGGCTCGTTCCGCAAGCCCGAGCTGGCGTCGCTCGATCATGTCGACGTCGTCGATCCCCTGACGATCAAGCTCGTCCTGAAAGCGCCGTTCTCGCCGCTGATCGCCCAGCTCACCGACCGCGCCGGCATGATGGTGTCGCCGAAGGCCGCGAAAGAGGCCGGCGACAAGTTCGGCCTGCATCCGGTCTGCGCCGGTCCGTACAAGTTCGTCGAGCGCGTCCAGCAGGACCGCATCGTGTTCGAGAAGTTCGCCGACTACTGGAACAAGGACAACGTCTTCATCGGCAGGATCGTCTACCAGCCGATCGTCGACGCCACGGTGCGGCTGGCGAACCTGAAATCCGGCGGCCTCGACATGATCGAGCGCCTGCTCGCCACCGACATCAAGGATGTCACGAGCGACAAGCGCCTGAAGCTGTCGACCGCGACCAGCCTCGGCTATCGCGGCCTGACGCTCAACATCGGCAAGGACAAAACCAAGGGCCCGCTGAGCCAGTCCGCCAAGGTGCGCCAAGCGCTCGATCTGTCGATCGACCGCGAAGCGCTGAACCAAGTCGTCTTCAACGGCGAGTTCAAGCCCGGCAATCAGTTCGTCAATCCTGAAAATCCTTACTACCAGGCCGCCTTCCCGGTGCGCGGCCGCGACGTCGAGAAGGCCAAGGCCCTGCTGAAGGAAGCCGGTGTGACGCCGCCGGTCGCCGTCGATTTCATGGTGCCGAAAGAAAGCGAGAGCGAAGCGGCTGCGCAGGTGCTGCAGGCGATGGCCGCCGAGGCCGGCTTCGATCTGAAGATCCGCATCACCGAATTCGCGACGTCGCTGAAGCAGGCCGAGGCCGGCGAATACCAGGCCTTCATGCTGGAGTGGAGCGGCCGCAGCGATCCCGACGGCAACACCTACAACCATCTCCATTCGGGTGCGGCGCTCAACTACAGCGCCTGGAGCAACGCCGCCGCCGACAAGGCGCTGGAGGACGCGCGCCTCGTCACCGACCAGGCCAAGCGCAAGGCGATCTACGAGACGCTGGTCAAGGAGCAGCAGGCCGACGAGCCGATCCTCTACCTCTATCACCGCAAATTCCTGTTCGCGCAGACCACGAAGCTCGAGGGCTTCAAGCCGATGCCGGACGGCCTGCTGCGCGTGGTCGGGCTGAAGCTGAAGTGA